CGTACGCCGGCTTGCCGTCTTTCACGTAGAGCACGTAGCCACCAACGGTGCCGCCTGCTGCAACCAAAACGCCGTCGCCACCGGTTTGTGAGTTATCGAGATGGGCGGTGATGCTGTGCGAACGGTTCTTGACGTTCGCTGATGAACTCTCTGGGATTCGGGTCGCGCCGGGATAGTAGGTGAAGTCGGTTCGTCCAGCGATCAGGCTCGGACGCAGGCTCGGGTCGGCGCGCTCGATAAAGCGATCATCCAAGGGCAGCACGTTGTATTTGGCCGCCTCCACCCAGAACAGGTCTTGCATGTCCCGCAACCGCTGCGGCTCGCGCGAGGCCATGTCGTTGGCTTCGCTGAAGTCGCCATCGATCCGGTACAGCTCCCACCTGTCCTTGTCGAAGTCGTAACTGCCGGCGTTTTCCCATGGCAGCCGTCCATGGCGGACGCACGCGACCCACCCGTTGCTGTAGACGGCGCGGTTGCCGAACATCTCGAAATACTGGACACGACGACGTTCTTCCGCCTTCGCGTCATCGAAGCTGTAGACCATGCTGACGCCTTCGATCGGCTTTTGTGTCACGCCGTTGACGGATGAGGGCTGCTCGATGCTGGCGGACTCCAGGATCGTTGGCACGATGTCGATGGCATGATGGAACTGGGTGCGGATACCACCCTTGTCCTTGATTCTGTTCGGCCAGGAGATGACAAGTGGATTCCGGGTGCCGCCGAAATGCGAGGCAACCTGCTTGCCCCACTGGAAGGGCGTGTCCATCGCCCATGCCCAGCCAACCGGATAGTGATTGTAGGCTTTGGGACCGCCGATCTCGTCGAGATGCGCGAGGATATAGCTCGAATCCTCTTTCTGTCCGTTGAGGGAAACCATCTCGTTGAAGACACCGTCGAGCGTGCCTTCCATCGAGGCGCCGTTATCACCGATCTCCCAAAACACCAGCGTATTGTCCGATTGGCCGATTGCCTTGAGCGTGTCGAGGATGCGCCCGACCTGAAAATCGGTTTGAGCGGTGTAACCGGCGAAGGTCTCCATAAGACGCGACGCGATGCGCTTCTGGTCCGCGGAAAGAGACTCCCACGCCGGTATCTGGTCCGGCCTCGGGGTCAGCTTGGTGTCGGCGGGGATGACGCCAACTTGAAGCTGCCGCTGGAAGGTTTCCTCGCGATATTTGTCCCAGCCCTGATCGAACTGTCCCTTGAACTTGTCGATCCATTCCTTGGGCACGTGGTGGGGCGCGTGGGTGGCGCCGGGTGCGTAGTAGATGAAGAAGGGCCGGTCGGGCGTCACCGACTTTTGCTTGTAGATGTATTTGATCGCCTCGTCGGCAAGGTTTTCGTTCAGGGTATAGTCGGCCTCCCGGCCCTTGGGCACATCCATCTCGACTGGCGCCGTATCACGGTAGAGCGCCGGCGCCCATTGGTTCGCCTCGCCGCCGACGAAACCGTAGAAGTGATCGAAACCCTGCCGAGCAGGCCAGCGGTCATAGGGCCCCGATACGCTGGTCTCCCAATCCGCGATGTTGTGGTTCTTGCCGAAGAACGCCGTGCTGTAGCCGTGCTGGCGTAGCACCTCGGAAACCATGGCGGTGCTGTCGGGAATTTGTCCGCTGTAGCCGGGATAGCCGCTGCCAATTTCGGTAATGACGCCGGTGGCAGCCGAATGATGATTGCGGCCGGTGAGCAGTGCCGCGCGCGTCGGCGAGCAAAGCGCGGTGGTGTGAAAGCGCGTGTAGCGCAGGCCGGCTTTGGCGAGGCGATCGAGGTTCGGTGTGGGAATCTGGCCGCCGAACGTACTCCATTGTCCGAAACCGCAATCGTCGATCAGGACGATCAGAACGTTGGGCGCCCCGTCCGGTGCCTTGATCAACGGTATCTTGTCGGGTGCGGAGTCTTTGTAGGTGGTGCCGATCCTGCCCTTGAATG
This region of Bradyrhizobium sp. CCGUVB1N3 genomic DNA includes:
- a CDS encoding arylsulfatase, whose amino-acid sequence is MNRRQLFLSTAKATLASALGWSGLSASARAQEALPQPEPPFKGRIGTTYKDSAPDKIPLIKAPDGAPNVLIVLIDDCGFGQWSTFGGQIPTPNLDRLAKAGLRYTRFHTTALCSPTRAALLTGRNHHSAATGVITEIGSGYPGYSGQIPDSTAMVSEVLRQHGYSTAFFGKNHNIADWETSVSGPYDRWPARQGFDHFYGFVGGEANQWAPALYRDTAPVEMDVPKGREADYTLNENLADEAIKYIYKQKSVTPDRPFFIYYAPGATHAPHHVPKEWIDKFKGQFDQGWDKYREETFQRQLQVGVIPADTKLTPRPDQIPAWESLSADQKRIASRLMETFAGYTAQTDFQVGRILDTLKAIGQSDNTLVFWEIGDNGASMEGTLDGVFNEMVSLNGQKEDSSYILAHLDEIGGPKAYNHYPVGWAWAMDTPFQWGKQVASHFGGTRNPLVISWPNRIKDKGGIRTQFHHAIDIVPTILESASIEQPSSVNGVTQKPIEGVSMVYSFDDAKAEERRRVQYFEMFGNRAVYSNGWVACVRHGRLPWENAGSYDFDKDRWELYRIDGDFSEANDMASREPQRLRDMQDLFWVEAAKYNVLPLDDRFIERADPSLRPSLIAGRTDFTYYPGATRIPESSSANVKNRSHSITAHLDNSQTGGDGVLVAAGGTVGGYVLYVKDGKPAYEYNWFSQQRYKVRSTEKLPVGPAAIRMDFKYDGGGVGKGGLVTLFINDKKVGEGRIEKTILGRYSADETFDIGMDTGSPVSDDYTSPNPYTETLRKVQINLQPTDHTENDIKTIRKAELAVQFGTE